Proteins encoded together in one Prunus dulcis chromosome 3, ALMONDv2, whole genome shotgun sequence window:
- the LOC117623301 gene encoding WRKY transcription factor 23-like: MDVKKDVVKMEDNSTNIGCGFSSSPFSGIFDFCEGEKSSSLGFMELLGAGQDFCTNSLFDYLPQTPSMLPSLAPNFPKTSIMAKECSDYSLNQQPATPNSSSISSASSEALNEEQTDNKGAADQDEEEEHDQPKTKKELKAKKASQKRQREPRFAFMTKSEVDHLEDGYRWRKYGQKAVKNSPFPRSYYRCTSTACNVKKRVERSFNDPSIVVTTYEGQHTHPSPLIPRPTLTASASAQPNITTTFGVPSMPRTLLSHHYQQQLQPFNFCNYVNGGSPTANASGTGFHRERRFCTPATGSAMLTDHGLLQDIVPSHMLKQE, from the exons ATGGATGTGAAGAAGGATGTGGTAAAGATGGAGGACAATAGTACCAATATTGGATGTGGGTTTTCCTCATCACCATTTTCAGGCATATTTGATTTCTGTGAAGGAGAAAAGAGCTCATCTTTAGGGTTTATGGAGCTTTTGGGTGCTGGCCAGGACTTTTGTACTAACTCCTTGTTTGATTATTTGCCTCAGACACCATCTATGTTGCCTTCATTAGCTCCAAACTTTCCAAAAACTTCCATAATGGCAAAGGAGTGCTCCGACTACTCTTTGAATCAGCAGCCTGCAACACCAAACTCTTCATCGATTTCATCTGCATCCAGTGAGGCTCTGAACGAGGAACAGACTGATAATAAAGGTGCTGCAGAccaagatgaagaagaagaacatgaCCAACCAAAGACCAAGAAAGA GTTGAAAGCGAAGAAGGCAAGTCagaagagacagagagaacCCAGATTTGCATTCATGACCAAGAGTGAGGTTGATCATCTGGAAGATGGCTACAGATGGAGAAAGTACGGTCAAAAAGCTGTGAAAAACAGCCCCTTCCCCAG GAGTTACTATCGATGCACAAGTACAGCATGTAATGTGAAGAAGCGAGTGGAGCGATCTTTCAATGACCCAAGCATCGTTGTGACAACTTATGAAGGCCAACACACACACCCAAGCCCACTCATACCTCGCCCAACTCTCACGGCTTCGGCTTCTGCTCAACCCAATATCACTACCACCTTTGGCGTGCCTTCAATGCCCAGAACCCTATTATCTCATCACTATCAACAGCAACTGCAACCTTTCAATTTCTGCAACTATGTTAATGGTGGCTCACCAACAGCAAATGCTAGCGGCACCGGCTTTCATAGAGAAAGGCGGTTTTGCACCCCAGCAACTGGTTCTGCTATGTTGACAGACCATGGGCTTCTTCAAGACATAGTGCCCTCCCATATGCTGAAGCAAGAGtag
- the LOC117620850 gene encoding transcription factor UPBEAT1, whose translation MGSQHPLLVSLDLKGMVLKNEGKSYTKWNKVNMITRESGGVVKNKRTPKRRRILKKRGTLKGLQQSARMRSNGIQRRVKTLKRLIPKTDSSTGLDGLFRETADYILSLQSRVRLLQIMVQALAPGSHHDE comes from the coding sequence ATGGGTTCTCAGCATCCTCTCCTTGTTTCCCTTGATTTGAAGGGCATGGTCCTAAAAAATGAGGGAAAGTCCTACACAAAGTGGAACAAAGTTAATATGATCACAAGGGAAAGTGGAGGAGTTGTGAAGAACAAGAGAACACCCAAAAGAAGAAGGATATTAAAGAAGAGGGGTACACTGAAGGGCCTCCAACAAAGTGCAAGAATGCGCAGCAATGGGATCCAAAGAAGGGTGAAAACCTTGAAGAGACTGATCCCAAAAACCGATTCGTCGACGGGGTTGGATGGACTCTTCAGAGAGACAGCTGATTACATCTTGTCCTTGCAAAGTAGAGTAAGGCTCTTGCAAATTATGGTTCAGGCATTGGCACCTGGTTCTCATCATGATGAGTGA
- the LOC117623178 gene encoding stachyose synthase-like, translating into MAPPNDPVSPILSLCRSNSLEQYFDLSNGKFSVKGVPLLSEVPSNVTFNHFHSTSQSSDAPFPLIQRVRALSHKGGFLGFNKEEPSDRLMNSLGRFSNRDFLSIFRFKTWWSTMWVGNSGSSLQMETQWVLLDVPEIKSYVIILPIIEGSFRSALHPGTDDHVMICAESGSTQVKASNFDAIAYVHASENPYNLMKEAYSALRVHLNTFRLLEEKTIPNLVDKFGWCTWDAFYLTVEPVGVWHGVNEFVEGGVSPRFLIIDDGWQSINLDGEDLHEDAKNLVLGGTQMTARLHRFEECKKFRNYRGGSMLGPDAPSFDPKKPKLLIAKAIEIEHAEKNRDKAIRSGVTDLSEFETKIQKLKQELEEIIGEEESSASNEGCGSCSCGADNYGMKAFTSDLRTKFKGLDDIYVWHALCGAWGGVRPGATHLSAKVIPCKVSPGLDGTMTDLAVVKIVEGGIGLVNPDQADNLFDAMHSYLSKVGITGVKVDVIHTLEYVSEEYGGRVELAKAYYKGLTHSLQKNFNGTGLIASMHQCNDFFFLGTKQISIGRVGDDFWFQDPNGDPMGVYWLQGVHMIHCAYNSMWMGQIIHPDWDMFQSDHLCAKFHAGSRAICGGPVYVSDSVAGHDFDLIKKLVYPDGTIPKCQHFALPTRDCLFKNPLFDNKTVLKIWNFNKYGGVIGAFNCQGAGWDPKEQRIKGYSDCYKPISCSLHVSELEWDQKIEAANLCKAEEYVVYLNQAEELRLVTPKSDAIQITIQPSTFELFSFVPIKKIGSSIKFAPIGLTNMLNSGGTVQELEYKTTAVEFSAQMKVKGGGNFLAYSSESPKKCCLNGTEVAFEWSTDGKLTLNLPWVEEAAGNSDVVFAF; encoded by the exons ATGGCACCTCCTAATGATCCTGTTAGTCCAATCCTCAGTTTGTGTCGGTCCAACAGTTTAGAACAATACTTTGATTTGTCTAATGGAAAGTTTAGTGTCAAAGGTGTTCCATTGCTCTCTGAAGTTCCAAGCAATGTCACTTTTAATCACTTCCACTCAACCTCCCAATCTTCTGATGCTCCATTTCCTCTAATCCAACGCGTTCGTGCCTTGTCCCACAAGGGCGGGTTCCTTGGATTCAACAAGGAGGAGCCCTCAGATAGGTTGATGAACTCCTTGGGTAGATTCAGTAACAGGGATTTCCTTAGCATCTTTAGGTTCAAGACCTGGTGGTCTACAATGTGGGTGGGGAATTCTGGGTCAAGTTTGCAAATGGAAACCCAATGGGTGCTCTTAGATGTCCCAGAGATTAAGTCCTATGTGATAATCCTGCCCATTATTGAAGGCAGTTTTAGGTCTGCTCTTCATCCTGGCACTGATGATCATGTAATGATCTGTGCTGAGAGTGGTTCTACCCAAGTGAAAGCATCGAATTTTGATGCCATCGCTTACGTTCATGCCTCTGAAAATCCCTACAACTTGATGAAAGAAGCCTATAGTGCTCTCAGGGTCCATCTCAATACCTTTAGGCTGTTAGAAGAGAAGACAATCCCAAATCTAGTTGACAAATTTGGGTGGTGTACTTGGGATGCCTTCTACTTAACTGTAGAACCTGTTGGTGTCTGGCATGGTGTCAACGAATTTGTCGAAGGCGGTGTATCCCCGAGGTTTCTCATCATTGATGATGGGTGGCAAAGCATCAATTTGGATGGTGAGGACCTGCATGAGGATGCGAAAAATCTAGTTCTTGGTGGGACTCAAATGACTGCTAGGCTTCACAGGTTTGAGGAGTGCAAGAAGTTCAGGAACTACAGAGGAGGGTCTATGTTGGGCCCTGATGCTCCTTCATTTGATCCCAAAAAGCCAAAGTTGTTGATAGCCAAGGCAATTGAAATAGAGCATGCTGAGAAGAATCGTGACAAGGCCATTCGATCTGGAGTCACTGACTTGTCCGagtttgaaacaaaaattcagAAGCTGAAGCAAGAGTTGGAAGAGATAATTGGTGAAGAAGAAAGCAGTGCTTCTAATGAAGGCTGTGGAAGCTGTTCTTGCGGAGCTGATAACTATGGAATGAAGGCCTTCACAAGCGATTTGAGAACCAAATTTAAAGGTTTggatgatatatatgtatggcATGCTCTCTGTGGTGCCTGGGGTGGTGTTAGGCCAGGTGCAACCCATCTCAGTGCAAAGGTCATCCCCTGCAAAGTCTCTCCTGGACTTGATGGGACCATGACTGACCTTGCTGTGGTGAAAATCGTTGAGGGAGGGATCGGGCTTGTTAATCCTGATCAAGCCGATAATTTGTTTGACGCTATGCACTCCTACCTTTCCAAAGTTGGTATCACAGGAGTCAAAGTGGATGTTATTCAT ACTCTTGAATATGTATCTGAGGAATACGGAGGCCGTGTGGAGCTTGCAAAGGCTTATTACAAGGGGCTGACTCATTCTCTTCAGAAGAACTTCAATGGGACTGGACTTATTGCTAGCATGCATCAATGCAACGACTTCTTCTTCCTTGGGACAAAGCAAATCTCTATAGGAAGAGTTG GTGATGATTTTTGGTTCCAGGATCCAAATGGAGATCCTATGGGAGTTTACTGGTTACAAGGTGTTCATATGATTCATTGTGCCTACAACAGCATGTGGATGGGTCAGATCATACATCCAGATTGGGATATGTTCCAATCAGACCATCTGTGTGCCAAATTTCATGCAGGATCCAGGGCTATCTGTGGGGGTCCGGTATATGTAAGCGACTCGGTTGCTGGTCATGATTTCGATCTCATTAAGAAGCTTGTTTACCCAGATGGTACCATTCCCAAGTGCCAGCATTTTGCGCTTCCCACCAGGGACTGCCTCTTCAAAAACCCTTTATTCGACAACAAAACTGTTCTGAAAATTTGGAACTTCAACAAG TATGGTGGGGTTATTGGAGCTTTCAACTGCCAAGGGGCTGGCTGGGACCCCAAGGAGCAGAGGATCAAAGGCTACTCAGATTGCTACAAGCCAATCTCTTGTTCATTGCATGTTTCAGAACTTGAATGGGACCAAAAGATAGAAGCAGCCAATCTATGTAAGGCCGAAGAGTATGTGGTCTATCTCAACCAGGCTGAAGAACTTCGACTCGTGACCCCAAAATCTGATGCAATTCAAATCACCATCCAACCATCTACATTCGAGCTTTTCAGCTTTGTGCCAATTAAAAAGATCGGAAGCAGCATCAAGTTCGCGCCAATTGGACTTACAAACATGCTCAACAGTGGAGGAACTGTCCAAGAGTTGGAGTACAAAACTACTGCAGTTGAGTTTAGTGCCCAGATGAAGGTTAAAGGTGGAGGCAATTTCTTGGCCTACTCAAGTGAATCTCCAAAGAAATGTTGTTTGAATGGGACTGAGGTAGCTTTTGAGTGGTCAACTGATGGCAAACTGACCCTGAATCTTCCTTGGGTTGAAGAAGCTGCTGGCAATTCTGATGTGGTTTTTGCTTTCTGA